Below is a genomic region from Nitratidesulfovibrio sp..
CTTCATCAGCGCATAGCTGTCGGTGAGCGAGGTGGGTTCCGGCGTCACGATGACGATGCGCAACTGGGTCATGGCAGCGAAGGCCAGCACCGTGGGGTTGATACCCGCGCCAAGGTCCAGGAACAGGAAGTCGTAGCGCGAGAACAGCGGCTCCAGCTTGCGCACCAGCAGGGCGCGCATGTCGCCGTCCATCTCCACCAGTTCGGGCACGCCCGATGCGGCGGGCAGGAAGTCGAAACCGCCCTGCTCGATGGGCACGGCGATGTCGCGCGGGGCGGCGTCGCTGTCCAGAAGGTCCTGCATGTTCCTGTCCGGGGCAATGCCCAGCAGTACGTCCAGGTTGGCCAGTCCGAGGTCGCAGTCCATGAGCAGCAGGGGATGCCCGCCGCGGTACAGGCAATAGCCGAGGTTGAGGGCGATGTTGGTCTTGCCCACGCCCCCCTTGCCGCTGAGTATGGAAACACTGAGTGTGGTGTTCTGCGTCATGTTTCGTCCGTGCATCAGGCCCGGTGGGCCGTGGGGCGATGGTTGGCGCCGACGTCCGTGGCGGCCCGGCGGCGCGGGGCATCAGCCCCGGCTAGTCGTCATTTCCCGAAAAAAGAAACTGCTTCTCGTCAGACTGCACCATGGTCGAGCGGTCGTAGTCGGGCACGCCCGGCAGCCGGTGCACCCGCACGCGGGCCTTGCCGGCGGCCTTGGCCTCGTACAGGGCCTTGTCCGCCCGGTCCAGCAGTTCTTCGGCCCGGCACACCGTGGCGCCCTTGCACCCGGCGA
It encodes:
- a CDS encoding MinD/ParA family protein — translated: MTQNTTLSVSILSGKGGVGKTNIALNLGYCLYRGGHPLLLMDCDLGLANLDVLLGIAPDRNMQDLLDSDAAPRDIAVPIEQGGFDFLPAASGVPELVEMDGDMRALLVRKLEPLFSRYDFLFLDLGAGINPTVLAFAAMTQLRIVIVTPEPTSLTDSYALMKVLSTQHGVRDFFVIVNQAESRKEETQTFERLAAACRKFLDIEPQFLGGVRLDKAVPDAVRKQKPLMRVAPQSPAAQDLFSIAVKLQRMRAALLPELADRPPLRALSEEAY